From the genome of Halobacteriovorax marinus SJ:
TCCAACTCCAAGACATATTGCTTGATAGAGCATTGTCTTATCCATGAAGATTCCACTTTGATTTCGGTCTAATGGATTTTGAGCGAGCAGCCCCCCTAAAATTCCGGCGAGAACATCACCTGAACCACCAGTGGCCATCCCATCATTTGGATAATAATTGATAAAGACATTACCATTTGGAAAGCCAAGAAAAGAACATGGTCCCTTCATAATAAAACAAGAATTTGTTCTATCAACGACTTCCTTTAAGTAATCAATAGGTCTTTGTAGAACTTCATCAACGCTGGCTCCAGTGAATTTTGCAAACTCACCCATATGAGGAGTGAAGATTGTTGGATACTTTCTCGTATGGAGAAGTTCTGAATCTTTACTTAAATCAAGAACCTTAATAGCGTCTGCATCGACAACAACTGGTCCAGCAAATTGGCTTAAGAGTTCGATGACAATATCTCTAGATGTTTCATTCACACCTAGTCCAGGACCAATTACAACAGCGTCGTAGCGGTCCAATTCATTTATAATACTTTCCTTATCTTTAGCACTTGAAGGAATCAGACCAGTCATCACCTCTGGAAGAGATCTTCCAGTAAGCTCATAGTAACTCTCTTTCCAAGTAGCAGCAGTCACAAGACCTGTTCCCACTTTTAGCGCACCATTAGAGGCCATTATACAGGCTCCTGTAAGCCCTGGAGAACCACCTACTACAAGAGTGTGACCAAAAGTATTCTTGTGAGCAAATTTATTTCTAGCTCCAAAAGTGTGACCAATAACATCTGAAGTTAAGAGAGCTTTATCTCCTCCAGAGATTAAGGCCTTTGGAAAACCAACGTCTAACGTTAGAACTTGTCCTGAGTGGCGGGCACCCTCATCAATATAATGACCTGTTTTTGGTAGTCCGATAGCGAGAGTAAAGTCAGCAGAGATGGCCACAGAACTCTTCGCTCCAATATTTGCCGTAATTCCCGAAGGAATATCAACAGCGATAGTAATACTCTTAGAGTTATTTACACAGTTGAATAATTCAAAGAGGTACTGAGAAAGAGGTAATTTAAATCCCGTTCCAAGAACTGCATCAATAACTACATAGCTATCTTGAGTCTCTTCAAAATAACTTTGAACCTGATTGATATTTTTTACTTCGTTAATACGTACACCGTAAGATTTAGCGAGGTGAACTTGTTTTTGTTGCTCTTCACTAGATTGATCGTCGTCAGGAAAGAGAATAAAAGCTCTCACACGATGACCACGGTTAACTAAATTTCTAGATATGGCCAAACCGTCGGCAGCGTTATTTCCTCTACCTACAAGTAGAACGATTTCCCCAACATAGTCTAATTCTTCTAAGATTGAATCTTCAATAAAGTCAGCACCTCTAGTACCAACATTTTCAATAATAAGAGACTCAGTAAAACCATATTCTTCGATGGCTACCTTCTCAATTTCTTTCATCTCATTAATATCAACAACTCTCATAATCTAATCCTTTAGAGTGTAGGGATATTCACTCATTGATGTAACCATATCTTTGACAACCTTTGAAAGTCCATCAAATACGGCCTGGCAAATAATCCAATGCCCGATATTATATTCTTCAAATAAATTATTTTCTAATAATGGCAATAAGCTTTGAGAAGTAAGTCCATGACCTGCATGACATCCAATTTTCTTGCTTACAAGGAAAATCTTAGCATCTTTGTACTGAGCTAAGAATTTCTCATAGTCTTCATCATTTAGATGCGCTCTAGCGTAGTCACCCGTATGAATTTCAACTGCGTCGATTGGCATTTCACTAGCAAGAGTCAATGTCTCTAAATCGGCCTCGAGAAAGAGAGAAATTTTAACTCCCTCTATTTTTGACTTTAAATACTTACATGTAGAGAGAACTTTGTCGTAGTTAGACTTAGTCTTTAGATCAAGCCCTCCCTCAGTAGTCTTTTCTTCGCGCTTTTCAGGAACGAGGCAGATCCAAGATGGTGCTGTAGCAACGGCTATCTCGACGATCTCATCATTACACCCCATTTCAAGGTTGAGAGGCTTTCCAAATTTCTTAGTCACTAAATGTACTGCTTCAACATCAGTGTCTTGAATATGTCTTCTATCTTCGCGCAGATGAATAGTGATCTGATCAGCCCCATCTCTTAGCACAGTGCTGGCAGCATCGACGATACTTGGATAGTTCTCGCCACGCGCCTGTCTCAAAGTTGCAACGTGATCAATATTAACACCTAATCTTGCTTTCATTATAGCTCCCTAGCTACCAATTTCTTTTGAAAGAGTTTTTACTAAATTCTCACAAATTGTATGCACATCTTCCAGCTTCTCTCCCTCGACCATCACTCTGGCCAAAGGCTCTGTTCCCGAGTAGCGAACAAGAACTCTCCCCTTGTCGCCAAGTTTCTTTTCAGCTGCTTTTAATTCTTTTTGAAAGACAGGAATTTCCTTAAAAGGAACCTTTTCCTTAACTACTTTATTCATAAGTAATTGAGGGTAGAGACTTACCTCTCTCACTAAATCTCTAATCGACTTATCATAGAACTTCATTGCCTCAATGGCCTTTAGGGCCGCAAGGCAACCATCACCAGTTGTTGCGTACTCACCAAAGATAACGTGTCCAGAAGGCTCGCCTCCTAGAATGCACTTGTGATCGCGCATATACTCTACAATATAGCGGTCTCCTACTTTAGTGCGGTGAAATTTTAATCCTAGAGATTTAATATAATTTTCTAGTCCTAAATTAGACATAACAGTTCCAACGACCGTGTCACCTTTTTTTAACTTTCCAGTATCCAGTAGAAATTTAGCGAAGAGACCAATCAGAGCATCACCGTTAACGACTTCTCCCTCATGATCAATCACAGTCAATCTATCAGCATCACCATCAAGGCAGATACCAATATCGGCACGATATTTCTTTACGTGATCACAAGCTAGTTCTGGATGAAGTGAGCCACAATTGGAATTAATATTTTGTCCGTTGGGATTAACCCCAAGTGAAATCACTTCAGCACCAAGTTCGTCAAACATCATTGGAGCAACTTTATAACCTGCTCCATTGGCGCAATCTAGAACCACGCGCATATTATCTAGCTTACAGCTATTATCTAGAGTTGATTTTACATTAACTAAGTAGCGCCCAAAGACTTCTTTAAGCCTTTTTGCATTTCCTAATTCACCACCAATTTTAACAGGCATTAATTGAAGATTTAAAACTAACTCTTCAAGTTCTAGCTCTACTTCATCAGGAAGTTTATTACCTACAGAATCAAAGATTTTAATTCCGTTATCAGAGTAAGCATTGTGAGAAGCACTGATCATAACACCAGCATCAGCACGCATAGACTCAGTTACAAAGGCAACACCTGGAGTTGGTAATGGTCCAGTGAGGATAACTTCTCCACCCTGTGAACAAACACCGGCCGCGAAGGCCTGCTCGAACATATAACAACTTAATCTAGTATCTTTACCCACGATGATAAGTGGTTTCTTTCTCTTAGTGTGGCCTTGAAAATAATGAGTCACTGCTCTTCCAAGGGCGGTAGCAATTTCTGGTGTCATTGGATAGATATTGGCCTTTCCACGAATTCCATCTGTCCCAAAAAGTTTTCTCTCTGACATACTTTCCTCTTAATTCAACACTCTGGTGTGATTAAATATATTTTGGAGATAAATCCATATTATCGATTGCTTACATTAATAGATTGGGGGTTGATTTGCAAAAGATGAATGCCTTCAGGCAGCTTTGCACGCAACTTAACACTATGCACCCCTCGCTCATCTGGCACATCGGCAATGACCTGCACACTTGATGCTGTGAGACGTACGCCCTCAGGAGCGAGAACATCTAGAGAGACAAAGCGTGTCTTAGAGGAAATTCGATTAGAACTAGATAGAAATCTAATCTTTACTTTCTTTAGAGTTAAGTTCGCTTTTCTTGGCTTAACGACATAGGCAAAATCCAATGGAGTGACTCGCTTGGATTCAATACGTGGATCAATATCACTGAGAGAAATTTTCAACTCTCCACTTCCCTCGAGTGTCGTCAAATCTATGGGGGCCGTTGTTACACGAGAGATTTTTCTCATGACCTCTATGGGCCCGGAGATAAGAACTTCAGATGGTTCGATCTTTGTCTCCATTAATTTTAAATCACTAGGTAAGGCCCCAACCAGATTCACTTTAACAGGAACATTTTTTCGAATTTCCTTCTGTAATTCAACTTTGAATTTATCCGGTTTTACATCTATGACCTGTATACCAAATGGAACGGGAATATCCTCTGGAGAGAGAAAGATATTGAAGCCACCCTTTTTTTGATAAGGATAATTTTGAAGCTTTAAATATACACTCTCTTCTCGCTCAACCATCGTTCTAATAAAGGCCCTAGAACCTTTTATTTTAACACTTAATTTCTCTGGCGTTAGATTAGAAACACTAAGGCCTTTGGGTGAAACTAAGTGAAGAGTCATATTATGTGTAACCTCTTGAGGTTCAGAGTTTAGAACGTAGAACCAAATAACAACTGCAAAAAGAGCACTTACAACTTTTAAGAGGTGTCTTGAATATTCGTGATTCTTTTTTAAAACCTTTTGCCAGCCTTTCATTCTAGTCCTTCAACTTTATAGGTTTTAACTTCTCATCCAACTTCTCATTGGACCAAACGTGCTTGAGGTATTGACGCAATTGATTTTCATTTCCACAAGAATAGAATGTTCCATCAATACAGAGATTAATTCTTCCTGTCTCTTCACTCACTGTCACAACTATGGCATCAGAGATTTCAGATATCCCTAGTGCTGCTCTATGACGAGTCCCAAGGTGGCGATCAATTTCAATATTATTTGAAAGCGGAAGAAAACATCCCGCCGCTGCAATCTTTCCATCTTGAATTAAAATGGCACCGTCGTGAAGTGGAGATGATGGTTGAAAGAGTGAATAGATTAAGTCGGAGTGTATCTCTGCACCTAATCTTGTCCCAGTTCCAACTATATTTTCAAGTCCATGCCTTCTTTCAAAAACAATGAGGGCACCAATCTGCTCTCGACTTAAAACACCTGCCGCCTCTACGACTTCTTCAATTTCTAGATACTCAGATTTATTATTGAAGATTCCAAAAACTTTTCTTCCTGTCCCCACATTGGCAAGGGCCGAACGCAATTGATCTTGAAAGAGAATAATAAAAATAATCACAAAGTAATCAAAGAAGTGAGTAAGAATCCAATTCAGTGAATAAAGCTTATAATAAAGGGATACACCATAGAGTCCAAGAACGAGAACCAGACCAAGCATAACTTGTAGGGCCCGTGTCCCCTGCACGATTCTTAGAATTTGATAAAGAATAATAGATACTATTGCAATATCCATTACATCTTTAATACCAATCTGTTGGTAGAGAATTTCAATAATTCCCAAAGGGGCTCCAATTTTAAATTACTATAATCAACTATCGACATTTTGCGACTAAATATTGAGAATATTGTGATAAATTAACTAAAGGAAGGCAATTGAATTATTCAACAATCAAGTTAAACACTCGTGGGAGAGATTCTACAATATCACTGATGAAGTCCAAAAAGAGCTTTTAAAGCTCAATTCTAAGAATGAAAGCGGCATCGCTTATCTCTTTATCACTCATACAAGCTGTGGACTAACAATTAATGAATCCTACGACCCGAGTGCTAGAGAGGACCTTGAGAGTTTCCTAGATCATATTGCTCCTAGAAATCTTCCTTTTATAAAGCACACAGACGAAGGTGAAGATGACTCTCCCTCTCACATGAAAACAATGCTCGTAAATCAAAGTATGTCATTTATTGTTGATAGAGGGGAACTTATTCTTGGAACTTGGCAAGGGATCTATCTCTGTGAATTTAGAGATAGTCCCAAGCAAAGAAATATTTTGATAAAATTTGTGGCCGATTAAGCTGCTTTCTTTTCTTCTGTAACTGTCTCCTCTTGAATTCCCTCAAGGACGTTACTAGATTGAAGAAGTTTCTTTCTTAAGGCCTCTCTAGAGATTCCCATCTCTTTTGCGGCCTTAGACTTATTGCCATTATTTCTCTTAATTTCGGCCATGATCATCTCTCTTTCAATGAGGGCCACTCTATCTTTAAGAGGAAGTTTATAATCAGCAACATGAGGTACATTGCCAAACATTCTTCTCTTACTACCTGTATCTAGTAATGGAGAAGCATTATTTTCTAGGGCAACCTCTGTAATAATATGGGCCTTTGGATTGTAAAGTACTGCGCGCTCAACACACTTCTTAACTTCAGCAACGTTTCCAGGCCAATCGTAGTCTTTTAATTTATCAAGGGCCTTCGGAGAGAAGTTCTTAAGCAGAAGACCTTGTTTCTTACACTCTACTTTTAAGAAGAAATCTACGAGTAAATCAACGTCTTCGATTCTTCTTCTAAGAGGTTCCATATAAATATATGCACTCGATAGATACTCATAAAGATCTCTATCAAACTCTCCCTTATCGACTAGCTCTGCGAGATCCTTCGTAGAAGTGGCGATCACGCGGGCATCGATAGACATAAATGTCCCAGGAATTTTTCTCTCGTTAAATACACTCATTAACTTTCTCTGCTCTTTAATAGAGAGAGAACAAATATCGTGAAGAACAACTGTTCCACCCTTTACTTTGGCAAAGACATTCTTATCCTCTGCTCCCCAGAGTTCTTCATAGAGATTATCTCTAATAGGCTCTTCACAGCGAATCATTTCAAATCCCTTTAGTCCTCTACATCCTTCGTGGTGAAGAATTTTAGCAAAGAGAGTTTTCCCCACACCTTTTTCACCATGAACAAGCAGAGGTGAATCTAGATCTTTTGTTTTTATGATGGCACTTCTAAGAGAGGCCACATGAGGCGTCTTACCAATGAGAGCATGCTTTCTATCAAACGGAGTCGAAAATCTTCTGATCTGACTAGACTCAGACATTGGATTATAGTTATGAAATACTGAAGAGAAAACAAGTGCGAGAACTTTCATCGTCTTCTCATCTTCAACAGTAAATCTGTCTTCATTTCTCTTATTGAGAATTTGAATAACACCTATAATTTTATCTTCACGGTTATGGATTGGATGACAAATGATTGACTTTGTCTCATAACCAAACTGTAAATCGAATTGATCGTTGAATCGGCTCTTATCATCTTGAATATCAATATTAAGAGCAACACCAGTAGTAAAAACTGATCCAGCAATTCCTAATCTATAATCAAATTTTAATTTATCTTTATCTACACCGAGTGCTCCAACCGCCTCAAGTTCATTACTCTCAGGATTGATCAAAAAGATTGATGCTCTCTGCGCATTTAGAATACGGATAACTTCTTCTAGCATTGTATCTAAGAAGCCTTCTTTGTCTCCAAAGAAAGTAATATCTTTAAATAGTGATAGTAGTAGAGAGAACATTTCAAAACCATCACTGGCCTTAGTGTACTTCTCTTTAAGAGCTGAATCGATGAGGCACTCTTTTAATCTATCTGTAGAAAAGCTCATTACATATTGCTGTAAGAACTTACTCAGTTCGCGGTCCGCCTCTAGCTCAATTCCATAAATAATATGTTCATCTTCGATTGAATCTGAAAAGGCCCTAACTACAGTTCCTGTAATATCCAAATGATGACGCTTGAATTGCATTGAAATTGTAAGCTCGTCACCTACACTAATTCTCTGCCTGGTAGAAAAACCAAGACCCGTCACACTAATGTCGATAAGTTTGGCGTCATCGATATACTTTCTCTTACCTAACTCATCTTCTTCCTCAACCAGGAATCTTAAATCATCAGCGTCCTCTACCGGAATTCTAAATGATTGGTAGAATTTAAACTCTGAAAAGCTAGCAAGCATAATATCTCCTAATGGATGTCTAATCCTCTTGGATTACGTGAATTATCTCTAACTATTTCGGAAAATAGAGGAAAATACTTAAGCAATATGCCTAAAAATTGTGGCAATATTCGTAATTTCAATAAATTAGCATAGATAAATGCTCTTTTTTACTCTATTCGGGAAAATAGAGTTACGAAAATATCTAAAAAATGATATTTAGGGCCTTATATATATATTTGATTTTTTTACATTTAAGGAGTGGGCCTTGTTCTTTGAAGGATCTGAAAAGAAGGCAGAAGTTATTGTTAATCTCGAGGGAAAATCTCTTCGTGAAATCGATCAAGACTTCTGGTCTAAGTTAGTTGCAAAGTGTGAAGCGACTATTTTATCTAAAATTTCTAATGAAAAATGTGACGCCTATTTATTAAGTGAATCTAGTCTCTTTGTTTTTGACGATAGATTTACGATTCTCACTTGCGGTCAAACTATTTTAATAAACTCAATTCTCTACTTCTTAGAAAATCACGATAGAGATTCTATTGCACAAATAATTTTCCAAAGAAAGAATGAGTACTTCTCTCACCTTCAAAAAACTCACTTCCTTGATGACGTTAAGAAGATCCAGGAATTCTTTGAAGGGAGTTCACTTCGCTTTGGACATATGGACGCTCATCACAACTACCTCTTTCACCTTGATAAAGAGTATAAACCACAAAGTGATGATAAGACCTATGAGCTACTTGTCTACCATATTGCAAGTGACGTAAGTAAAAACCTTACAAGTGGTAAGTTAAATGCAACTGAGATAAGAGAATTATTGAAACTCGATCAGATTATACCTGGTTTTGAAATCGATGACTTCGTCTTCCAACCTTTCGGTTATAGCTTAAATGCTATCAATAAGGATGGTGAGTACTTAACTATTCATGTGACTCCGCAGGAAGAGTCAAGTTATGTAAGTTTTGAGTCTTCAATTAATCTTGTAGAGAAGGCGCCAATTATCCTTGAAACTCTGCGCCCACACGCTTTTGATTTAATGACTTTTAATCCACAAGGATATGAGAATAGCTTTGAATCAATTCCTGCAATTTATCAAAACCAAACATTAGTAAGAGAAAGTATTAGCTGTGGCTATAATGTAGAATTCGCACATTTTTCTAAGAATGAGCGCGAAGTCTTTGCCGCATATAAAATGGAGATATAAGAAATGAAATCTAGTCTATGGATCGAAGAATTTCAAAGCGATCACTCATCATATAAATTTGAAATTGAAAAAACTCTCTTTTCGGGACAAAGTGAATTCCAAGCTGTCGACGTTGTTCAAACGAAGGGACATGGAAAAATGCTCTTAAATGATGGACTTATCATGGTCACAGAAAGAGATGAATTCGCTTACCACGATATGATCGCTCACGTACCTCTCTTCGTTCACCCTAATCCAAAGAACGTACTCGTTATTGGCGGTGGTGATGGCGGAACAGCTAGAGAAGTCATCAGACATCCAGGCGTTGAAAAGTGTACAATGGTAGAAATAGATAAAATGGTTGTGGACGCTTGTATTGAGTTTATTCCACAAACGTCTAAAGACCTTACTGGTGATAGAGTCAATCTTATCATTGGAGATGGTGTTAAATTTGTAAAAGAAACGAAAGAGAAATTTGACGTTATATTAGTAGATTCAACAGATCCAATTGGTCCGGCGACTCCTCTCTTTGGAACTGAGTTCTACGAAGATCTAAAGAATTGTTTAAGTGACGATGGAATCGTTGTTTCTCAGGGCGAGTCTCCTTGGTATCAAACTGATATTCAAAAGGGACTCATTAAGATACTAGACGGTGTTTTTAATGACGTATTCCTCTATACTTTTTCAAACCTCACTTACCCTGGTTCACTTTGGTCATTTACTTTTGCTACAAAGAAGTACCATCCAGTGAAAGATTTTAATCCTAATAGAGTTACAGAGTCTGGATTAGATTTTGACTACTATAATAAAGGGATTCATAGTGCGGCCTTTGCTCTACCTAGCTTCATCAGAAAGAATCTAGAAGGACTCATCAAGAATGACTAAGAAGTATTGGCTCATGAAAACTGAGCCCGATACATTCTCGATTGACGACTTAAAGTCTAGGCCAAATAAAACTGAAAGTTGGGATGGTGTGAGAAATTATCAGGCCAGAAACTTCATGCGCGACGAGATGAAAAAGGGAGATTTAATTCTTATCTATCATTCAAGTTGCAAGATTCCAGGAATTGCTGGAATAGCAGAGGTCGCCAAAGAGTCTCACCCTGATCACACCTGCTTTGATAAAACATCTAAATATTATGATCCAAAATCTAGCGAGGAAAACCCTCGCTGGTTCATGGTATCAGTTAAGTTTAAAAAGAAATTTAAAAACTTTCTTCCACTCAATGAGCTCAAAGAGCAAAAGAAATTAAAAGATATGCTCCTTCTTCAAAAAGGAAGCAGGCTCTCTATTCAGCCTGTGACTAAGAAAGAATATGACTTCATAACTCAAGAACTCGCAAAATAATATTTACATAGAACTAAAATCTTTAGATGTTCTTTAGTTCTCCAATATAAATAGGCCTAGACAGAATAATAGGCCTTTTTTTTATTCTATCTATAAGCTCAAGAAATCTTTATAATAAGTAGGCATGGAAACAAAGAAGAAGCTCCAATATATTTACATTCTCACACTTACACTTGTTATTGGGACTCTAATCTTCTTTGCACGCTATCTATTCTATTCTCAATTTGAAAACCTCGAATATAAGAAGATAAGTATTAATAACGATCTCGTTCGAAATGAAATTCTAAAAAACCTTGGTGAGATCAATTTCAAAAATAAAGAATGGTCCAGTAGACAAACAATCTATGAGCTCATGGAGAAGAAAGACTATAGAACTCTTGAGAAGAACCTCAACCTCTCTGCACTAAGAAATTTAAATATCGATTTAATTCTCTATGGTGACGAAAGAGAATATATCAATGGATATAATCTAAGTTATGATCACGATTTCTCTTCAATAGGACTACAGCAAGTACCTACTGAACTAATTAAGAAAATCAACTATGATGAGTATTTAAAAAAGAACGAAGAAATTTTAGAAATCTATGACCTAAAAGATTTTGGAGTCTGGCTTATCTCTGAGATACCTATTACAAAGAGATACCAAGTCAATTCAGTTGGAAAATTACTAATGGCAAAGAAAATAGATGCCAGCTACTTTAGACGCCTTAGTCAAAACCTTGCAGTTAAAGTCTATTTCAAAGGTGTTGAGAATGAGAAGGCCGACAGTACCTACCAACTAGATAATTTCTTAGTGAGCGACAATTCACTTGAGCTCGCAAATAATAAATTCTTTGTCTACTCCATCTTTCATACTCCAGAAATACTTATCGCAGGAAAGAGAAGTTTCTCTCTCTTTCTAGTTACTTCGTCTCTAATGATCATTATTATTCTAGGACTTACTTACTACGTCTTAAATAGAAGTCTCTTTAATCCAATTCTAAACTTACAAAGAGAAGTTTCTAAACTCGACTTAGATAAATTAAAAGAAATAAAACAACTTAGTCACGACAAAGAAATAAGTGAATTAACTCAGACAATCAACTCACTGATTAAGAGAGTAAAGGAAGATTACGAGCTTCTAGTACAAAAAGGTAAGCTCGAGTCCCTTGGTCTAATGGCAGGGGGAATTGCCCATGAAATTAATAATCCCCTAACTATACTCAAGACAAACTCTTCTATTATGCTTAGACACTTAAAAGAGAGTAATGACCTAGCTAATCAAAATATAACCACTAAAGTTGAAAAGAATTTAAAAACAATTGATCGAATCGCTGATATTATAAGTGGGTTGCAGAGAATTTCTCGTCACTCTTCAGAGGACGAACTTATCACTGTTGAAGCAAAGAATATTATTAGAAATATCGAAAACCTTCATACAAGTATTGTAGAAGATAGAAATATTGTAGTTGAGTACATCATCTCAGAACATAGTCTCAAGTTTAAAGGTCTCGAGCAACAAATCACACAGATTCTTATCAACCTCATAATGAATTCAACTCACGCCATTAAAGATATGGATGAAAGATGGATCAGAGTGGAATTACTTAGAAGAGATCATCTTGTCATCTATAGAGTGATTGACTCAGGACATGGAATTGATAGTGAAATAAAAGATAAAGTTATGGAGCCATTCTTTACAACTAAAGAGATAGGCAGAGGTACTGGCCTAGGTCTAAGTATCTGTAAGAAAATTGCACATTATCACGGTGGAGATCTCAAGTGTCTTGAGGGCGAAGCCAATACAACCTTTGAGCTCTCAATTCCAATTCTAACAGAGAGCTCAACGAGTGCAGCTTAGTTTAAGATTCTAAGTAAGTATAACTTCTAAGACAGTCTTCATAGAAATCAACTAACTTCACACCTCTTCTTGGTTGAATCTTTCCTCTTGCAACTTCTCTATCCACAACCTTCTTTAAAGAGTAGGCCATATACTGTGGATTGTACTGCATTGTTGAGAGGACTTTCGCACAAGACTGTCCCTTTATAACTTCTTCAATATAGAAACCACTTTCATCTTCTTCATCTTTAAAGACGTGAACTTCATTGAGTCTTCCAAAGAGATTGTGCATATCCCCCATCACGTCTTGGTAAGCTCCAGTTAAAAAGATTCCTAAGTAATAATCCTCTTCACCTAATTCATGGACCGGAAAAGTCGTACGATGGCCAGTTTCATCAATAAACTTATCAATCTTACCGTCACTATCACATGTGATATCAGCAATTGAGCAATTCACCGTCGGCTTCTCATGCAGTCTAGTAATCGGAACAACAGGGAGAACTTGCCCAATGGCCCAGCTATCCGCGGCCGATTGAAAGACAGAGAAGTTACATAGATACTTTGCAGAGGTATCATCAACTAAGGACTGCAGCTCCTCTGGAACTTTATCTGAGTCAATAAGCTTTGAAGTAATATAATTTAAAACTCTTGTATAAATTGTTTCAATCTTTGCTCTTTCCTCTAGAGAAAGAATCCCTAGCTTAAAAGCATTGAGAGCACTTTCTTTTAATTGAATAACATCATTATAAGTTTCTTGTAGTCTCTCATTATTGTGAAGATCTTCTTCTAGCTCTCGCATATTGCTAACAAAGATATGCTCTCCCGTAACTTTCTTCGTATTAAAATCTGAAGTAGCGTCAATCTTACCAATTACATTTGTTACAACACATGAATGGTGAGCTGTTACTGCACGACCAGACTCAGTTACAATATTTGGGTGAGTCACGCCTTCTAAGTCACAAATTTGTTTTAAACTATAGATCACATCAGCAACGTATTCACTTAGAGAGTAATTCGTAGATGAATCATTAATCGTTCTCGTTCCATCATAATCAACACCGAGACCACCACCAATATCAAAGTACTCAAGAGGA
Proteins encoded in this window:
- a CDS encoding sigma-54-dependent Fis family transcriptional regulator, whose amino-acid sequence is MLASFSEFKFYQSFRIPVEDADDLRFLVEEEDELGKRKYIDDAKLIDISVTGLGFSTRQRISVGDELTISMQFKRHHLDITGTVVRAFSDSIEDEHIIYGIELEADRELSKFLQQYVMSFSTDRLKECLIDSALKEKYTKASDGFEMFSLLLSLFKDITFFGDKEGFLDTMLEEVIRILNAQRASIFLINPESNELEAVGALGVDKDKLKFDYRLGIAGSVFTTGVALNIDIQDDKSRFNDQFDLQFGYETKSIICHPIHNREDKIIGVIQILNKRNEDRFTVEDEKTMKVLALVFSSVFHNYNPMSESSQIRRFSTPFDRKHALIGKTPHVASLRSAIIKTKDLDSPLLVHGEKGVGKTLFAKILHHEGCRGLKGFEMIRCEEPIRDNLYEELWGAEDKNVFAKVKGGTVVLHDICSLSIKEQRKLMSVFNERKIPGTFMSIDARVIATSTKDLAELVDKGEFDRDLYEYLSSAYIYMEPLRRRIEDVDLLVDFFLKVECKKQGLLLKNFSPKALDKLKDYDWPGNVAEVKKCVERAVLYNPKAHIITEVALENNASPLLDTGSKRRMFGNVPHVADYKLPLKDRVALIEREMIMAEIKRNNGNKSKAAKEMGISREALRKKLLQSSNVLEGIQEETVTEEKKAA
- a CDS encoding adenosylmethionine decarboxylase, with product MFFEGSEKKAEVIVNLEGKSLREIDQDFWSKLVAKCEATILSKISNEKCDAYLLSESSLFVFDDRFTILTCGQTILINSILYFLENHDRDSIAQIIFQRKNEYFSHLQKTHFLDDVKKIQEFFEGSSLRFGHMDAHHNYLFHLDKEYKPQSDDKTYELLVYHIASDVSKNLTSGKLNATEIRELLKLDQIIPGFEIDDFVFQPFGYSLNAINKDGEYLTIHVTPQEESSYVSFESSINLVEKAPIILETLRPHAFDLMTFNPQGYENSFESIPAIYQNQTLVRESISCGYNVEFAHFSKNEREVFAAYKMEI
- the speE gene encoding polyamine aminopropyltransferase; this translates as MKSSLWIEEFQSDHSSYKFEIEKTLFSGQSEFQAVDVVQTKGHGKMLLNDGLIMVTERDEFAYHDMIAHVPLFVHPNPKNVLVIGGGDGGTAREVIRHPGVEKCTMVEIDKMVVDACIEFIPQTSKDLTGDRVNLIIGDGVKFVKETKEKFDVILVDSTDPIGPATPLFGTEFYEDLKNCLSDDGIVVSQGESPWYQTDIQKGLIKILDGVFNDVFLYTFSNLTYPGSLWSFTFATKKYHPVKDFNPNRVTESGLDFDYYNKGIHSAAFALPSFIRKNLEGLIKND
- a CDS encoding EVE domain-containing protein → MTKKYWLMKTEPDTFSIDDLKSRPNKTESWDGVRNYQARNFMRDEMKKGDLILIYHSSCKIPGIAGIAEVAKESHPDHTCFDKTSKYYDPKSSEENPRWFMVSVKFKKKFKNFLPLNELKEQKKLKDMLLLQKGSRLSIQPVTKKEYDFITQELAK
- a CDS encoding ATP-binding protein produces the protein METKKKLQYIYILTLTLVIGTLIFFARYLFYSQFENLEYKKISINNDLVRNEILKNLGEINFKNKEWSSRQTIYELMEKKDYRTLEKNLNLSALRNLNIDLILYGDEREYINGYNLSYDHDFSSIGLQQVPTELIKKINYDEYLKKNEEILEIYDLKDFGVWLISEIPITKRYQVNSVGKLLMAKKIDASYFRRLSQNLAVKVYFKGVENEKADSTYQLDNFLVSDNSLELANNKFFVYSIFHTPEILIAGKRSFSLFLVTSSLMIIIILGLTYYVLNRSLFNPILNLQREVSKLDLDKLKEIKQLSHDKEISELTQTINSLIKRVKEDYELLVQKGKLESLGLMAGGIAHEINNPLTILKTNSSIMLRHLKESNDLANQNITTKVEKNLKTIDRIADIISGLQRISRHSSEDELITVEAKNIIRNIENLHTSIVEDRNIVVEYIISEHSLKFKGLEQQITQILINLIMNSTHAIKDMDERWIRVELLRRDHLVIYRVIDSGHGIDSEIKDKVMEPFFTTKEIGRGTGLGLSICKKIAHYHGGDLKCLEGEANTTFELSIPILTESSTSAA